A DNA window from Chryseobacterium sp. MEBOG06 contains the following coding sequences:
- a CDS encoding MFS transporter, whose translation MKKKNPLWLLILLVMLPQFAETIYSPVLPMIQEQFGVMEESATLTISLYFMAFALGVAFWGVQCDRIGRKRSLEYGLITYGIGTLAAVFATDFKILLAARIISAFGISVGSIVTQTILRDIYDKDNISKVFSWIGIGLSISPVVGMITGSVLVSTSGHHGVFITLCLLAVLFFIFSRNKISETNHSRRKINIHTLADLLRRMLHDHEIIRCCLLIMSFNVLLFSYYSLAPFIFQEHHYSSYVFGYSSIVLAGGTLAGAKLNRYLLLKNIQPQYLVKSATYSAFVAAIFVWILIKKEIYFLIPYFFIVMAFSIAIPNILSTALIRYKNETGSAGALLGLIYYILIGSGLVSMGYIQNLGISCVLFSGIGVCTLWIFDKRKS comes from the coding sequence ATGAAAAAGAAAAATCCACTCTGGCTGCTTATATTACTTGTCATGCTTCCGCAGTTTGCAGAAACCATTTATAGCCCGGTTTTGCCAATGATACAAGAGCAATTTGGAGTGATGGAAGAATCAGCTACGCTTACTATAAGTTTATATTTTATGGCATTTGCTTTAGGTGTTGCATTCTGGGGAGTACAGTGCGACAGAATCGGAAGGAAAAGATCTCTGGAGTATGGGCTAATCACGTATGGAATCGGAACTTTAGCTGCTGTATTTGCTACAGATTTTAAGATTCTTCTTGCTGCAAGAATCATCTCTGCCTTTGGAATTTCCGTTGGCTCCATTGTCACGCAGACTATTCTCAGGGATATTTATGACAAAGACAATATTAGTAAAGTATTTTCCTGGATCGGAATCGGTTTATCTATCAGTCCGGTTGTTGGGATGATAACAGGTTCTGTATTGGTTTCCACTTCAGGGCATCACGGTGTTTTTATCACACTATGTCTGCTGGCAGTCTTATTCTTTATTTTCTCCAGAAACAAAATATCAGAAACGAATCACTCTCGTAGGAAAATAAATATCCATACGTTAGCTGATTTATTAAGAAGAATGCTCCATGATCATGAGATTATCAGATGCTGTTTATTGATTATGAGTTTCAATGTACTGTTGTTTTCGTACTATTCGCTGGCTCCGTTTATTTTTCAAGAACATCATTATTCGTCTTATGTTTTCGGATATAGCAGTATTGTACTGGCAGGTGGTACATTGGCAGGAGCAAAGCTTAACAGATATCTGCTGCTGAAGAATATACAACCTCAATATCTGGTTAAATCAGCTACATACAGCGCATTTGTTGCAGCTATTTTTGTATGGATTCTTATCAAGAAAGAAATTTATTTTTTAATCCCGTATTTTTTCATTGTTATGGCATTCAGCATTGCCATTCCGAACATTCTAAGTACGGCACTCATCAGGTATAAGAATGAAACCGGAAGCGCAGGGGCTTTGCTGGGACTTATTTATTATATATTAATAGGTTCCGGATTAGTGAGTATGGGATATATACAGAATCTTGGAATTTCGTGTGTTTTATTTTCAGGAATCGGAGTCTGTACTTTATGGATATTTGATAAAAGGAAGAGTTAA
- a CDS encoding CoA transferase subunit A, whose protein sequence is MIDKRVKNAKEAIDGIKDGMTLMLGGFGLCGIPENSINALVESDVKDLTCISNNAGVDDFGLGLLLHKRQIKKMISSYVGENAEFERQMLSGELDVELTPQGTLAEKCRAAQAGIPAFYTPAGYGTEIAEGKEVKDFKGKPHILENAYEADFSIVKAWKGDHAGNLIFKGSARNFNHPMAGAATITIAEVEELVEPGQLDPNEIHIPGIMIQRIFQGEKFEKRIEQRTVRTKE, encoded by the coding sequence ATGATAGATAAAAGAGTAAAAAATGCAAAGGAAGCCATCGACGGAATCAAGGATGGAATGACACTGATGCTTGGTGGATTTGGACTTTGCGGGATCCCTGAAAACTCAATTAATGCTTTGGTAGAAAGTGATGTGAAAGATCTGACATGTATTTCAAACAATGCAGGAGTAGACGATTTCGGATTAGGATTACTGCTTCATAAAAGACAGATTAAGAAAATGATCTCTTCTTATGTAGGTGAAAATGCAGAATTCGAAAGACAGATGCTTTCAGGAGAACTGGATGTGGAACTTACACCGCAAGGTACTTTAGCTGAAAAATGCAGAGCTGCTCAGGCAGGAATCCCGGCATTCTATACACCGGCAGGCTATGGAACCGAAATAGCAGAAGGAAAAGAAGTTAAAGATTTCAAAGGGAAACCACATATTCTGGAGAATGCTTACGAAGCAGACTTTTCTATCGTAAAAGCATGGAAAGGAGATCATGCCGGAAACCTTATTTTTAAAGGATCAGCAAGAAATTTCAATCATCCCATGGCAGGTGCTGCTACCATTACCATTGCTGAAGTAGAAGAATTGGTAGAACCTGGACAATTGGACCCGAATGAGATTCATATTCCGGGAATTATGATCCAGAGAATTTTTCAGGGAGAAAAATTTGAAAAGAGAATAGAGCAAAGAACCGTTAGAACTAAAGAATAA
- a CDS encoding CoA transferase subunit B yields MLTKEQIAKRISKELKDRYYVNLGIGIPTLVANYVPDGISVEFQSENGVLGMGPFPFEGEEDADIINAGKQTITILEGGSFFDSAFSFGMIRGQKVDLTILGAMEVSENGDIANWKIPGKMVKGMGGAMDLVASAENIIVAMMHVNKAGESKILKKCTLPLTGVNCVKKVVTELAVLDVTPNGFKLVERAPGVSVEDIIKATEAELIIEGEIPEMQF; encoded by the coding sequence ATGCTTACAAAAGAACAAATTGCCAAAAGAATTTCAAAAGAACTGAAAGATCGTTATTATGTAAACCTGGGAATCGGAATTCCTACTTTAGTTGCCAACTACGTTCCGGATGGGATTTCCGTAGAATTCCAGAGTGAGAACGGAGTTTTGGGAATGGGGCCTTTCCCTTTCGAAGGTGAAGAAGATGCTGATATCATCAATGCCGGAAAACAAACAATTACTATTTTAGAAGGAGGCTCATTCTTCGATTCTGCTTTCAGTTTCGGGATGATCCGCGGTCAGAAAGTAGACCTTACCATTCTTGGAGCAATGGAAGTTTCAGAAAACGGAGATATTGCCAACTGGAAAATCCCCGGAAAAATGGTGAAAGGAATGGGTGGTGCCATGGATTTGGTAGCTTCTGCTGAAAATATCATTGTTGCTATGATGCACGTGAATAAAGCCGGAGAAAGCAAAATCCTGAAAAAATGTACACTTCCTCTAACAGGAGTAAACTGTGTGAAAAAAGTTGTAACTGAATTAGCGGTACTGGATGTTACTCCAAATGGATTTAAACTGGTAGAAAGAGCACCAGGCGTTTCAGTAGAAGACATTATCAAAGCTACAGAAGCAGAACTTATTATTGAAGGAGAAATTCCTGAAATGCAATTCTAA
- a CDS encoding alpha/beta fold hydrolase: MNHFRNLIIAFTLTASSVHMFSQVKPLDATLSDYQYPYEVHFLNFKSQDNNLKMAYMDVLPQKPNGKTIMLLHGKNFNGAYWEKTAKDLSARGFRVVIPDQIGFGKSSKPHSYQFSFSQLAENTKAVLDELKIDKAIVLGHSMGGMVATRFTLLYPGKVQKLILENPIGLEDYKTFTSYQTIDQAYQSELKNTAETYKNYQLKFYYDNKWKEEYQPWLDLIAGWTLHTDYPQVAWDAALTSDMIYNQPVCYEFKNIKVPTLLIIGTRDRTAIGKDRAPKDLQPKMGQYQELGKKTQREIPGSKLVEIENVGHLPHIEVYPKFFEALYNFIK, translated from the coding sequence ATGAACCATTTCAGAAATCTAATAATAGCTTTTACATTGACAGCTTCTTCCGTTCATATGTTTTCACAGGTAAAACCATTGGATGCAACACTGTCTGATTATCAATATCCCTATGAAGTTCATTTTCTCAATTTCAAATCTCAGGATAATAATCTTAAAATGGCCTATATGGATGTATTGCCTCAAAAGCCAAATGGAAAAACGATCATGCTTCTCCATGGGAAAAACTTTAACGGGGCCTATTGGGAGAAAACGGCAAAAGATTTATCTGCCAGAGGATTCAGAGTGGTCATTCCTGATCAGATAGGATTCGGAAAGTCTTCAAAGCCTCATAGCTATCAGTTTTCTTTCTCTCAGCTTGCTGAAAATACAAAGGCTGTATTGGATGAGTTGAAAATTGATAAAGCGATTGTTTTAGGACATTCAATGGGAGGAATGGTAGCAACAAGATTTACTTTGCTTTATCCTGGCAAAGTTCAAAAACTGATTCTGGAAAACCCAATTGGATTGGAGGATTATAAAACCTTCACCTCTTACCAGACCATTGATCAGGCTTACCAGTCTGAGCTTAAAAATACAGCAGAAACCTATAAAAATTACCAGCTGAAATTCTATTATGATAATAAATGGAAAGAAGAATATCAACCCTGGTTAGATTTGATTGCCGGCTGGACCCTTCACACAGATTACCCACAAGTCGCATGGGATGCAGCACTGACCTCCGATATGATCTACAATCAGCCGGTTTGTTATGAATTTAAAAATATAAAGGTGCCTACCTTGCTGATCATTGGTACTAGAGACAGAACTGCAATAGGAAAGGATAGAGCACCTAAAGATCTTCAGCCGAAAATGGGGCAGTATCAGGAATTGGGAAAGAAAACACAGAGAGAAATTCCCGGTTCAAAATTAGTGGAAATTGAAAATGTAGGCCACTTACCTCATATAGAGGTTTATCCAAAATTTTTTGAAGCGCTTTATAACTTTATAAAATAA
- the rplS gene encoding 50S ribosomal protein L19: protein MDLLKYVQDKYIAKKEFPEFKAGDTITVYYEIKEGQKTRTQFFKGTVIQLRGTGSTKTFTIRKMSGDVGVERVFPINLPALQKIEVDRRGRVRRARIYYFRDLRGKKARIKDAAYKKK, encoded by the coding sequence ATGGATTTATTAAAGTACGTTCAAGACAAGTACATTGCGAAAAAAGAATTCCCTGAATTCAAAGCAGGTGATACAATTACTGTGTATTACGAAATTAAAGAAGGACAAAAGACAAGAACTCAGTTCTTCAAAGGGACAGTTATCCAATTAAGAGGTACTGGTTCTACAAAAACTTTCACTATCAGAAAAATGAGTGGTGATGTAGGAGTAGAAAGAGTATTCCCTATCAACTTACCTGCACTTCAGAAAATTGAGGTTGACAGAAGAGGTAGAGTTAGAAGAGCTAGAATTTACTACTTCAGAGACCTTAGAGGTAAAAAAGCAAGAATCAAAGACGCTGCTTACAAGAAGAAATAA
- a CDS encoding ABC transporter ATP-binding protein gives MKILLKYLKPYQWLIAISLFLATVNQVFSLFAPAITGNILDQLVTHPNFFDKEKLLPRNLDEYLYGTSIYHGAFYFLGLLIGTAMVSRIAKAFQDYVVSVITQKFGAKIFTDGLRHSMALPFQEFEDQRSGETLSILTKVREDSVKFITNFINIFFGILVSIIFVSVYAIRLHWSIMPVYICGIFLIAFITNLLSKRIKVIQKNIVSETTALAGSTTESLRNIEIVKSLGLTNQEVLRLNNNTYKILGLELRKVKSIRSLSFIQGTMVNFLQQMITLTLLFLIFKSIVTPGQYLSLMFYGFFIFGPMQEIGNIIISYREAEASLQNFDRLMKKEVEEKPLHPKQIGAIEELEFKNVSFKHQSAQYKALNNISFDLKNGETIAFVGPSGSGKSTLVKLLVGLYRPQEGDILYNSINGKEFDFDELRNQIGFVTQDTQLFAGTIKENLLFVNPKATEQELAVALQKSSCTALLERAEKGIETVIGEGGLKLSGGEKQRIAIARALLRKPHLLIFDEATSALDSITEEEITSTIKDISKEKEQITVLIAHRLSTIMHADKIYVLERGQVVETGSHNNLIAEKGLYYAMWRQQIGERKTLTPEA, from the coding sequence ATGAAAATACTCTTAAAATATCTTAAACCTTACCAATGGCTGATTGCCATTTCCTTGTTTCTTGCTACTGTAAATCAGGTTTTTTCTTTATTTGCCCCAGCCATTACAGGAAATATTCTTGATCAATTGGTAACTCATCCTAATTTTTTTGATAAGGAAAAACTTTTACCCAGAAATCTGGATGAATATTTATACGGGACTTCTATTTACCACGGTGCGTTTTATTTTTTGGGACTACTTATCGGAACGGCAATGGTAAGCAGAATTGCCAAGGCTTTTCAGGATTATGTGGTAAGTGTTATTACCCAGAAGTTTGGTGCTAAAATATTCACAGACGGGCTGCGTCATTCAATGGCACTGCCATTTCAGGAGTTTGAGGATCAGAGAAGTGGTGAAACCTTGTCTATATTAACGAAAGTAAGAGAGGATTCTGTAAAATTCATTACCAATTTTATCAATATTTTCTTTGGAATTTTAGTAAGCATTATTTTCGTTTCTGTATATGCCATCCGCCTTCATTGGTCTATTATGCCGGTATATATCTGTGGAATTTTCCTGATTGCCTTTATCACGAATTTATTGAGTAAAAGAATAAAAGTGATTCAGAAAAATATTGTTTCAGAAACAACTGCTCTGGCCGGAAGCACCACAGAAAGTTTAAGAAATATAGAAATTGTTAAAAGTTTAGGATTAACCAATCAGGAAGTTCTCCGTTTAAATAATAATACCTACAAGATTCTCGGACTTGAGCTCAGAAAGGTTAAAAGTATCCGTTCTTTAAGTTTTATTCAGGGGACAATGGTTAATTTTCTTCAGCAGATGATCACCCTGACTCTTTTATTTTTAATTTTTAAAAGCATTGTTACTCCGGGGCAGTATCTGTCTCTTATGTTTTATGGTTTCTTCATTTTCGGGCCGATGCAGGAAATCGGAAACATCATTATTTCTTACCGTGAAGCTGAAGCTTCTCTTCAAAACTTCGACCGGTTAATGAAAAAAGAAGTGGAAGAAAAACCTCTACATCCCAAACAGATTGGTGCTATTGAAGAATTAGAATTTAAAAATGTTTCTTTCAAACATCAGTCTGCTCAATATAAAGCATTAAATAACATTTCTTTTGATCTTAAAAATGGGGAAACTATCGCCTTTGTAGGACCCAGCGGTTCCGGAAAAAGTACGCTGGTAAAATTACTGGTAGGACTTTACAGACCTCAGGAAGGAGATATTTTATATAATTCAATTAATGGTAAAGAGTTTGATTTTGATGAACTGAGAAATCAGATTGGTTTTGTAACTCAGGATACTCAGCTGTTTGCAGGAACAATTAAAGAAAATCTTCTTTTTGTAAACCCTAAGGCTACCGAACAGGAATTGGCTGTTGCTCTGCAAAAATCGAGCTGTACTGCACTGCTGGAAAGAGCTGAAAAAGGGATAGAAACCGTGATCGGAGAAGGCGGCCTGAAACTGAGTGGCGGTGAAAAGCAAAGAATTGCTATCGCACGTGCTCTTTTAAGAAAACCTCATTTGCTGATTTTTGATGAAGCGACTTCAGCACTGGACAGTATTACGGAAGAGGAAATAACTTCTACGATAAAAGATATTTCAAAAGAAAAAGAACAAATTACGGTACTCATTGCCCACCGTCTAAGTACGATCATGCATGCGGACAAAATCTATGTGCTTGAACGCGGACAAGTGGTAGAAACAGGTTCTCACAATAACCTGATTGCCGAAAAAGGACTCTATTACGCCATGTGGCGCCAGCAAATCGGGGAAAGAAAAACACTTACTCCTGAAGCATAA
- a CDS encoding DUF4197 domain-containing protein: MMKKNIFVAAGLLFSMSTQAQLLDMIKSTVKDKTGVDLNTPAKTTGNTASATATTPSAHSTGSPINLGSLTSTQISSGLKEALNIGVTDGVKKLAVTDGFFKNEAVKILMPEKLRKIDTTLRSIGMGSLADEGVKLLNRAAEDAVTQAAPIFTSAITSMTITDAKNILLGNDNAATSYLQGKTQTQLFNAFQPKVKASLGKVGADTVWKNLISKYNTFTGQSVTTDLNEYVTTETINGVFKMVADKESGIRNTPAMRTTSILQKVFGAQDRK; encoded by the coding sequence ATGATGAAAAAAAACATTTTTGTGGCAGCCGGTTTGTTATTCTCAATGTCTACCCAGGCACAGCTTTTAGATATGATAAAATCTACGGTTAAAGACAAAACTGGTGTAGATCTTAATACTCCGGCAAAAACAACGGGTAATACAGCATCTGCAACAGCCACTACTCCGTCCGCCCATTCTACAGGTTCTCCTATAAACCTTGGAAGTCTTACCTCAACACAGATTTCATCCGGATTGAAGGAAGCTTTAAATATTGGAGTAACAGATGGTGTAAAGAAACTGGCCGTAACGGATGGCTTTTTTAAAAATGAGGCGGTAAAAATCTTAATGCCTGAAAAACTAAGAAAAATTGATACCACCTTACGTTCTATCGGCATGGGAAGTCTTGCTGATGAAGGGGTAAAGCTTTTGAACAGAGCCGCTGAAGATGCAGTAACACAAGCTGCCCCTATTTTTACAAGCGCTATTACTTCTATGACGATTACTGATGCTAAAAATATCCTGCTGGGAAATGATAATGCTGCAACCAGCTATCTTCAGGGGAAAACCCAGACTCAGCTGTTTAATGCTTTTCAGCCTAAAGTAAAGGCTTCTTTAGGAAAAGTAGGTGCTGACACGGTATGGAAGAACCTGATCTCAAAATACAATACTTTTACAGGACAATCTGTTACCACAGATCTGAATGAATATGTTACAACGGAGACCATCAATGGGGTTTTCAAAATGGTAGCAGACAAAGAGAGCGGAATCAGAAATACACCTGCGATGAGAACGACAAGTATTTTACAGAAGGTTTTTGGAGCTCAGGATAGGAAATAA
- a CDS encoding AraC family transcriptional regulator: MSVLKQNENFDPDSIHEEVIGIASDMVMHDSGFHFHKTKAQLLYAPSGCMTVTTSDRQFVLPPFRMLWIPANEVHRVNFRNVVAYRSVYFDDGYAEKYMNSSLKVLHVNSLLKEIVERICFWKWAPADSSQENIVKVFWDEISLAPEEKLVLKMPQDRRLKKTVEEWTVRNSIPPMLNKLAEEIGAVEKTISRIFKKETGLTYQEWRQQWRLQRSIELLVDGHSIGEVSHLLDFSSDSAFIEFFKKHTGSTPLQYLMKNE; this comes from the coding sequence ATGTCTGTACTCAAGCAAAATGAAAATTTCGATCCTGATTCCATTCATGAGGAGGTCATCGGGATTGCCTCTGATATGGTAATGCATGATTCCGGTTTTCATTTTCATAAAACGAAGGCTCAGTTATTATATGCACCATCAGGTTGTATGACGGTTACTACTTCTGACAGACAGTTTGTGCTGCCTCCCTTCAGAATGCTGTGGATTCCTGCCAATGAGGTACACAGAGTCAATTTTCGTAATGTAGTAGCGTACAGGTCAGTTTATTTCGATGATGGATATGCAGAGAAATATATGAATTCAAGTCTGAAAGTATTACACGTAAATTCTTTATTAAAAGAAATAGTGGAAAGGATATGCTTTTGGAAATGGGCTCCTGCTGACAGCAGCCAGGAAAATATTGTAAAGGTCTTCTGGGATGAAATAAGTCTGGCTCCCGAAGAAAAATTAGTTCTTAAGATGCCGCAGGACAGGCGTCTTAAAAAGACCGTTGAAGAATGGACTGTAAGAAATTCAATACCGCCGATGCTGAATAAGCTTGCAGAGGAAATTGGAGCGGTTGAAAAAACAATCAGCCGTATTTTTAAAAAAGAAACAGGATTAACTTATCAGGAATGGAGGCAACAATGGAGGTTGCAGAGATCTATTGAATTATTGGTAGATGGCCATTCAATAGGAGAGGTGTCACATCTGTTAGATTTCTCATCAGACAGTGCATTCATTGAATTTTTTAAAAAGCATACAGGATCAACGCCGTTGCAGTATCTTATGAAAAATGAATAA
- a CDS encoding fibronectin type III domain-containing protein: MKHYFLFFCFAAHMAFGQVLFPYLQNPAPNSMIVNWKTASNNETTVIYGDSPANLNVTVTGTTNIFSDTGYNNNYYYHTAKITNLQPNTKYYYKIKTGTSESAVYNFRTLPLPGQAATANGKIRFLIMGDNQIKAEPRYDSLTLNAYKKLKEKFGASSDPSDNIALTFMVGDQVDVGTLDHYENVHFKKNIKLSPYLPIQTTVGNHETYGTLGMNSYYAHFYIDEIKYKNISSGNENYYAQQAGNVLFISLSSEHTGSAQQTWLQQILTEANNDPTVDWIISLSHRPYQAEQYVGDISTWVRENAVPLLVTSEKYLMHVGAHHHLYHRGQLKNSPAYQIISGGTAWDQYWGMSNEQDFDDVQKTLTDWTYQIVEVDVPTGKVDIECYSIGGVYNKKNNVLVDSFHRYKNQPKPAKPSITNTFSGATTLPITLNGSAFSSSNGELLNTTQFLISKTANFSVIEKELYRDFENWFGKEGNGTPDKTKNLNEGVDITKVTLAQNSIPNGIYYVKTRYRDRNLEWSDWSDVKQFEITGSVVSNPTFALDKVEYAQNEPITATFTGGPGNQQDWVGIYKKGQTPASATSQGYLYTTGQTAGTVTFNNGLANKGQYFAGFFANGGYTEITARKNFYVGPKVQLQATADTYPVGGTVVINFTDGPNLQKDWIGIYKMGQTPGTTNSIKWSYVTTSAGTLNFTGLPKGYYYAQYLLEDGYNGVGEKVFFKVGDIVTDLWINKPVYTLGENITASWTDSPGIIKDWLGIYPQNIQTPDDNFVSYTYFDGVTQGTKTIQGTAVPAAPGNYYMVMFTNDSYTEVSNRVQFQVASPTLGTEETKSTEKNVVLYPNPTKPGEPTFIKSDYPIEKIELISASGELLYVSKNINNQRFSLVNENLPKGVYFVKVHGRKLFTLKLIIQ, from the coding sequence ATGAAACATTATTTCCTCTTTTTTTGTTTCGCGGCCCATATGGCTTTCGGACAGGTTTTGTTCCCTTATTTACAAAACCCGGCTCCGAATTCTATGATCGTGAACTGGAAGACAGCTTCCAATAACGAAACAACCGTGATCTATGGAGATTCCCCAGCCAATCTGAACGTAACGGTAACAGGCACTACCAATATCTTCTCCGATACAGGATACAACAACAACTATTATTACCACACGGCAAAGATTACCAATCTGCAGCCCAATACAAAATATTATTACAAGATAAAAACGGGAACCAGCGAGTCTGCCGTTTATAATTTCAGAACCCTTCCTTTGCCAGGGCAGGCCGCAACAGCAAATGGAAAGATCCGTTTTCTTATCATGGGAGACAACCAGATCAAAGCAGAGCCCAGATATGACAGTCTTACTCTGAATGCCTATAAAAAATTAAAAGAAAAATTCGGAGCCAGCTCAGATCCGTCAGATAATATTGCTCTTACCTTTATGGTGGGAGATCAGGTAGATGTAGGAACATTAGACCATTATGAGAATGTTCACTTTAAAAAGAATATCAAGCTGTCACCATATCTGCCTATTCAAACCACAGTAGGAAACCACGAGACCTATGGAACTTTAGGAATGAATTCCTATTATGCTCATTTTTATATTGATGAAATTAAATATAAGAATATAAGCTCCGGAAATGAGAACTATTATGCTCAGCAGGCAGGTAATGTCCTTTTTATTAGTTTAAGTTCTGAACATACCGGATCAGCTCAGCAGACCTGGCTCCAACAGATATTAACTGAAGCAAATAACGATCCTACAGTAGACTGGATTATTTCCCTGAGCCACAGACCTTATCAGGCTGAGCAGTATGTAGGAGATATTTCTACTTGGGTAAGAGAAAATGCAGTACCACTTCTGGTAACTTCAGAGAAATATTTAATGCACGTAGGTGCCCATCACCATCTCTATCACAGAGGGCAGCTGAAAAACAGCCCGGCTTACCAGATCATTTCGGGAGGAACTGCCTGGGATCAGTATTGGGGAATGTCGAACGAGCAGGATTTTGATGATGTTCAGAAAACACTGACAGACTGGACCTATCAGATCGTAGAAGTAGATGTGCCAACGGGAAAAGTAGACATTGAATGCTATTCTATTGGTGGTGTATATAATAAGAAAAATAATGTACTGGTAGATTCTTTTCACCGGTATAAAAATCAGCCCAAACCTGCAAAACCATCCATTACAAATACTTTCTCAGGGGCAACTACCTTACCTATTACCTTAAATGGTAGTGCATTTTCGTCTTCTAATGGTGAACTCTTAAATACAACACAATTCCTTATCAGTAAAACAGCCAATTTTTCTGTCATTGAAAAAGAGCTTTACCGTGACTTTGAAAACTGGTTCGGAAAAGAGGGAAACGGAACTCCGGATAAGACCAAAAATTTGAATGAAGGAGTAGATATCACAAAAGTTACTCTGGCACAGAATTCTATTCCAAACGGTATTTATTATGTAAAAACCCGCTACAGAGACAGAAACCTGGAGTGGAGTGACTGGAGTGATGTGAAACAGTTCGAAATTACCGGAAGCGTTGTTTCTAACCCTACATTTGCTTTAGATAAAGTAGAATATGCCCAAAATGAACCCATCACGGCTACCTTTACAGGAGGTCCTGGAAATCAGCAGGATTGGGTAGGGATCTATAAAAAAGGACAGACTCCGGCTTCGGCAACTTCTCAGGGATACCTATATACCACCGGGCAGACTGCAGGAACTGTTACTTTCAACAATGGTTTGGCAAATAAAGGACAGTATTTTGCAGGATTTTTTGCTAACGGCGGATATACGGAAATTACAGCAAGAAAAAATTTCTACGTAGGACCTAAAGTTCAGTTACAGGCGACTGCAGATACTTATCCTGTAGGCGGAACTGTGGTTATTAACTTTACAGATGGCCCTAATTTGCAGAAAGACTGGATCGGAATTTATAAAATGGGGCAAACTCCGGGAACAACAAATTCTATTAAATGGAGCTATGTGACCACTTCAGCAGGAACCCTTAATTTTACAGGTCTTCCGAAAGGATATTACTATGCTCAGTATTTACTGGAAGATGGTTATAACGGAGTGGGAGAGAAGGTTTTCTTTAAAGTAGGAGATATTGTTACAGATTTATGGATCAATAAACCGGTGTATACATTAGGTGAAAATATCACTGCTTCCTGGACGGATTCCCCGGGAATTATCAAAGACTGGCTGGGTATTTATCCTCAAAATATTCAGACACCTGATGATAATTTTGTTTCTTATACTTATTTTGACGGAGTGACACAGGGAACGAAAACAATACAGGGAACAGCGGTACCAGCTGCACCTGGAAATTATTATATGGTAATGTTTACCAACGATTCCTATACAGAAGTTTCAAACAGAGTACAGTTTCAGGTGGCTTCACCCACTTTAGGAACTGAAGAAACCAAAAGTACAGAGAAAAATGTAGTATTATACCCTAATCCAACCAAACCGGGTGAACCTACTTTCATTAAAAGTGACTATCCGATTGAGAAAATCGAATTGATTTCTGCATCAGGAGAGCTGCTTTATGTATCAAAAAATATTAATAACCAGCGTTTTTCTTTAGTAAATGAGAACCTTCCGAAAGGAGTCTATTTTGTAAAAGTACACGGGAGAAAACTTTTTACTTTAAAATTAATCATTCAATAA